cctcatatgggtgatcaaaacattgttcctttaagccaagccaacaacaaccctaacgactcctcgttacagtgGAGTGGagcagtttcggttcaatctgctggcttaatgttgcataattactaaggggtggacctgtttctgttgtatttgcatgttatcttagccattacaaggcctttgtttggacagtaatataaagcttggtactccacattactccagacagaaagcttcctggagaggaagtgaaacgtcttcaactatggaaaacaagtccagttgctttgttttttacttcttttgggatgaccatgacctggatgactgagaaccttcaccagcaGGCTGGGTTATGAAATAATATCCTACGCGTTCGCCATCTCTAAAAGCACAGTTCAATCCGTAGTCTTGAAAAGGAAAAAGCATGGCATTAATGGCTGTCCAAATAGCATCATTCAAAGAACATGCATGTACAATTTCTCAGTCATTGCAACAGGTCCCACTGGGAAACATGTTGGGAGGCATTGTGTTGTGAGATGGGTTTTATTTTGCaagggactgggaaactggtcagatTTGATGGGAAAATGAGTTTGATGCAGGGCAGTGTTGTCAAAAACATATTAGCAGCTGAAAAAGGCATGAGACTGACACGGAGGTTTGCTGCCGGACATTTGGCCCTAAAACTTACACCCAGAATTATTCAAATCAGCCTAGAGCCAGTCCTCAAGAGTCATGCATATCTTACATGCTACCATGACTTGACACACTAAAATCAAATGGTTCattaacaggcctctgcagagctaGCCGTCAGGGTAAGGAAGTGAATTAGCAATTTGAATCCACTGTGTTGGaataataaaagattaaaaatctaTATGGACCTTGATCTTAAGGTTTAGCTGGACATGCCAGATTTAGATCAATGAACTGTGTTAGAATGGACCGGTCCAGACCTAAAACCACCTGAGAATCAGTGAAAAGTCTTGAAAATTAAACACTTTCCATCCATCCTGAATgagttttagttgttttataTATCCCAAGTATCCCAAGCTGTAATTGACTTTCCCCaaaagagctgcagctgaaaTTAAAGAGGATGATGCATTCAGGGGGGACTGAATGCAGAAGGAAACTTTTGACTTctacacagagaatacatttgAGCGTCAGTCTGTGAACCTCTAGTCTTTTTAGCTGGAGGAAATTGTCCTGCAGTGACACAGTCACCGCACCGGAAACCACTTCCACAAttgttaggattttattttatttcattttgttgtttttgcatgGCATAACCGCCTCTTTTTCCATGTTTTGACCGTACAGAACAACACGTCTAAGTCACATCCACGTTGCTCAGCCATGTCTCTGACCTTTCAGTGCGTGTTGACAAAACCACCAAAAGCCTCAAAATTGCAAAACTTTACAAATGCAGCGTTTGAGGCTTTCTATGTTTAGTGTCTGAGTGGGATGTATGAATTCTTCCCCTGCTTTTTTtggaactaaaagaaaaaaaaaacactggcatATTGCAGCTGTTTGGTTTCCCCAGGaacagtttgtttgtttctttcctttcaCTCATGATTTCtaatgttttgttctttacatactccgcctctcgcccattggtagctggagataggcaccagcacccctcgcgaccccaacagggataagcatgtaggaaaatggatggatggatgttctttACATGTGATCATCCAAAATGTTGCGTTTTTTGGTGTGGCTGTATTATAATATTatagaatatatataataaaatccaaaagaaaccccaaagttttttttcataccATTTGGCTCTTCTCATTCTATCTTCTTGTTGTTTGAATCCttttaaaattcacaaaaaTTTCCATCACCCTTTTAAAACCTGAGATTATGTAACTACAATAGCTTCTTTGCAGCTCCTAGCTGATTAGAAATTGACAATTGGATAGTTTTGTGGGGCGCTGAAGAAAGACAATTCCCTCTTTATGCTCAATCTCTGCAGCAATCACCTCAGAGCCCACACAGAGATGTCAACAGATTTATATTGTACATTGTAAACTCTTTGGGTTTAAAGAATCTGAATGGTCTTGTTTCTGATTAGCTGTTAACCATTTTAGTCCTGTATTCTAAAGCGGGAACATCGAATATTTACACCCTTACACGTCGTGAACGAGCTTGACTGTCGCAGGGAGCCAGCACAGTTTGTTCTAGCTATTGAGGTGCTGCACCATGACCCCCTTTCCTCCTAATTCTCCCTCTCACTGTCTCATTTTCTCAATCTCATTGCCTTCCCTCCATCCTCTTTTCAGTCCACAGCAATTAGAGAGGGAAAGTGGGGAAAAGAGGAATGTGCAACCATGCTTTGTGAGGACCGAGAGCATGAGAGAGGGAGAGCACAAGAGACAAAGTGATAGATAAAGAGAGGGAAAtgagagatagagagacagagGGGGAGAGGAGAAGAAAGGAGCAGAGGAGGGCTATCTTAATTGGCCTGTGTGACCACGCTGTGCTAGGATGGTCCAGGCCTGCCAAACCCTATGCCTCAATAGTTGGCGCGGCCGAACATGCATCCCGTGCATCCGGCCAACCACAACTAACTCCAGTGTGCTCTTTGGCAGTTTCCAATGTCAAGCCTGGAAGAGTTGTGCCACCCACATCTGCGCTCTGCTCTGAAGTTCATGAGGCCTCTATGATAGGGATGGATTTGAAGGGTCGGGTTGTTGGCGTCATTTAGCTCCAGCAGTTTAACTAAAGGTAGGATCTTCACCACCGGGTGAGGTATTGGTCAAGCAGTCGTATGTGcataatacttttattcatacatTTTAAGGAGTAAAGGACAAGTTTTGAtcatttatgtgtttgtttggttatattttcatttttatcctTCACAGTACCTATTTTTGTCTTGTCACTCACCCCTGGTCCGTCTCTTGAATTATAGCAGGATCAGCTATTCtggtacaaaaaacaaaaggtacGTAATATCATTTTAAATTTCCTGGACAGAAAACTTTTcaggggttaaaaaaaagcatattaaacaagtcagtttttatttatcataCTTCATACACTTGAACATGACTCAAAGTTTCTCACATATAGCCAAAAACGTCAAGTCatccaaataaaactaaaatatatataatgtgcattctaaatacaataaacaatgaaaacatcttGGGTGTACAAAAgtggaaaatacaaaaataaaaagcataaactTTAAGGCTGAGTCAGCGTTTTTTCCGGAAggttccccaagtccctttttgaatagtTGCTTATGTGCAAGACCATGTTACCGCCTCTTGCTCTCCTCAGGGGGATTACGTGAAAAAAGTCtctcaaatccactctggtcctATTCCTTTCGACTGAGGTCTTCGTCTTCTCATAAACTTAtacgtggtttgcttcttgcgactttcaaccattttaaaagtattcggtgagagcagcggcgcTAGAATAAATGGCTAATACCAACGgcaacaccgaagctaaccgctaagctaacctcTAAGCCAGGGATCACCAACcattttgaaactgagagctacttcatctgTACTGTGTCATACGCAGGGCTACCTGTTAcgacctttgaactacaagggtccaagctcaccttaactttccgtaatgtaaatatgtttatgtttttgtcgtttttacatttatatagatacaagtattattaaaaaggaagagcaactgaataaaatataattttaaatgcagctctcTGGAAGGTTGTGAtatttttgaacaggcttgtgggcggcacatatggtccttgggggctacctggtgtctgcgggcaccatgttggtgacccctgcgctaagctaaccggatacataaacactggaagtgcgcatgcgcagccagcaagtggaaactcacaaggaacgagcacgcacactggcattatatgagcgcgtcagaatgattggcatgtgggacaaccaatagataaggtgattcccCCCTGAACGTGTGGGACAGAGGGGAGTGAGGGCAGGATCAAAACTCTGACAAAGCCCTGCCATTCGGTCCGAatggttagagtttttataaGCCTGCAGCTCTCTCAGAGATCACATTTTTTAACCTGGGGAGATCATTTCTCGCAGCCAAATTTTCATTATGGCCTCATAAAGACaataaatattcttgattcttgatagGAGCTAATATAAAATGTAGTTCTTAAGGGTTTTCTTATGTTCAGAGACTTAGCTTCCCAAATTTTACTTTGTAGTGTTTTCCATAGTATCCGTGTGCAGCTACATTAACAGACATGTTGTAAATTGGCAGTAGCTCACTGTCATGATCTGAAGGATATGCAATACAATTACAAAGAGGGATTGTAGTGTAACCTGGTCTAGATCCATTAAGAGCTTTCAATGTATCGTAAGGATCTTAAAATCAATTCACAGGCAGTAACAAAAGCCTGTGTAAAGCAGATGTGCTCTAACATATCAAATTTGATGGTGTTTTTGTGctccaaaacattaatttaGTAACTATTAGGTTGTTTTATAATCATGGTAAATGATaaccatttatcattttataaTCATGTGGCaggtgttatttatttttgcatcagACCTAAATTTCAATTTGCTGTAAAGACACATTTAACGCCTGcagttatattgtttttttccccaacatttTCAatagccacccccccccccccccccccccccccccaccccctcgtGCCACCTCACACAGGAGGTTATGGCGGCGCCCCTGGGCATCGGTCCAATGTTTACTGGGGTGTGGTGACTTCACAATCCATGCCTCAGACGTACCTTGACTTTATCGGGAATGCACTTCTCTAATTTGCATGCATACCACACATCCAGTTCCCTTGAGATTTTCTGCACAACAATAAGATTCATTAACTCCTTTAAATTCAAATCACTTCTTCGAAGCTACGCCACGCCAGAAACGTTATTGGCTTTACCGGCCCTGACAGCTTGCCATGTTTCAGATCGACTTATTCCGTGCCAGGTGGTGTCTTGTCATGACAGGATGTTGATCTTATTTCCACAATTGAGAGTCACTGTAGTAATCTACAGGGAACAGGTTTGGTCAATGAAttgtctctctcacacacacacacacacacacacacaaacacacgcacaaaTGCACAAAAGGCTGCAAAGTACCTATTAGATTTACcttaaaaaattatgttttctcaGCACAGATAAACAAATTATTGTTTACAGAACTTGGTGCATTTCACCCGAGCaaacatatttctgttttgttgattCAGCGtgtgcctttttattttcttctgaaGCACACAGTCAATGAAAGTTACTCATTAAACAGTCAACGTCGATACTTCATTCATCAATCAAATgacatgaatgaaaaaaaacctgcattcACTGGTTAAAAGAATAAACCCATGGAAACTTTTCAACGCACACAGGACTTGGTATGTACCCGATATGTGCAAACGTGCACCGCCTGTCCTGTCTGTTGTCTTTGGCACACACTTGCAGTGTTTTTCAGTCTTTCTGTAAGGCAGAATGAACCCTATAGTAAAGTAATAAGGTTTCATGAGACAAGCAAAGGTGATTTAATAGAGCGATTTATGACCATAAAACACAGAACATGAGCTCCAGCAACGATGGCCAAACATGCCTCTCCATTCTGCCAGAGGGAACACATGTGCATCTCATCAcggcaagacaaaaaaaaaattgctttaagCCCAGAGGAAAAATAGATTCTTGCGtttccaaaaaaatttaaactaaaaCTTGAAAAGCTCCTGTGATCTCTGGTAAACTGAGATAACCTCAGAACCCCTGAACTGTTTAACTCTGGGGGAAACAGACGGCTGCTCTGTAAATCTGCCTAGTAACAGATATCCTGTGAGCGGGTGTGTGGCTCCATATTTACCAATGAAATGAAGTGCCATTTTCAGAATGCATGTGATAATTTCAGAACTACCAGTTGCTAAACTAAGTTGCCAGGCACTGAGAGCTGCACAATGGAGGATGCACGGGTGTGTCAGACACCAAAAACAATAGGTTGGATTTGGAGGATGCATGCAGAGGAGGAATCACAGAGGAGTTGTGGGCATCCGACTAGAAAGTTTGTGGGTGCTGATTTAAGGAATaagtgacagacagacaggaacagaCAAGCAGCTGTGCAGGCAGGCTGTCGACTGAGCAAAAATACAGAGAAGAGGGGGAAGAATGCAAGCTTAAAGCAGCTGGAGATTCTTTGCAACGTCTCAAGATGTAACAAATCATTCGCAGGGTGCACAAAGTTTAAGCAACGTAAAAATATCCTAGAATTTGCCCCGAGGCGCACGACAAACTGAAACCTGAAACCCAACAACACCACATCAAGCATGAGAAACACAACGCAGTAAATCCTTTAGCCACTTGTATgtttgataaaatgttttttttattgatattaaaaatgaaagtaCATGAATTGTGCATTTCGGACGATCTAGCGTGCAGagattaaatcaataaaatacacaggcttgagtgagctactgacacaGAAAATGTTGCCTTCGCTCTGCGAGTCATCTCTTCATGTTCAGCGAAAAGAAGAAGTGGTTGTCTTTCACGCCATTCATAACAACACTAAAGTAGCCTGTTTGAACATTACAATAGTGAATGAATGCAGTCCTAgcaggaaaaatataaaatataataataataatataacatttattATAATTGCACTGCCTGCTTTTGTTGCACAACTGAAGTAGAATATAATCAGACACTCAGATATCTCAAACAGAAATAAGACGTAAAGTGTTTTCTCCACTCTACGCCACAGTACTTTATAGCGAGCATCCATTTAGTCTCGGCTCCAGGTCGGGCCGCGTGACCcagaagaggagaggaggagaaaacGCTATTGTGGCACAAATATAccttgtttgttcttttaccTAATGTGGCCCCCATCAGTGGTTTGTCAACAGAAATCAGCggcatttttaaaaagataagGGTAGCAACGAGAAGAAGATTATCACGTTAACTCAGCAGCAACTCCACTTCTCATCCTGAGTGCCTCAGAAATGCTTCAGCGTGATAGCCCTTCATCAAATGCATAATGGATGCATTAGTGGGAGATTATGAGGAGTGAATGTAACCCAACCCCTTCTGCATGCCATAGAGAAAatgacacagagagacagacagacagacaaacagacagATTTTTCTCTTTGACAGACAATGACCTGCAGTTCACACTCGTTGGTTCCTTTCATCACTGTGACGTCATCAGGGCATCGGTACAATGACTTGTCTGAGTCACATGTGagttgaaccaaaaaaaatggTTCTCGCAAGATCACTGGACATATTTCCCATTTGATTACACCTGGTCATCAATACTAAAGTGGCTTCAAAAACATAGTGGGTTTGATTTACAATCAACATTAAGCATCTATTGAACcatgaattggaaaaaaaaataaaaaaaaaaaatcaaacaaactcCCAAACCGATGCTTCTGGAAATCCATGCCGACCGTCCTATTTAGAGTATATGTGCCTATTTCTGTGAAACATTATGCCTAAATCAATCCAGGCTATATGCtgcggttaaaaaaaattaatttatggTAACTacttcaaaatgagaaaaaaagagaaaatatgacATTATTTTTGGTACAAAGCATCTACAAAAAAGCCTTACAACTCCAATTGGAAAAACAGAGATCatacaaaataaatctgtcagTTGAGCATCAGTGCTACGTATATTATTTGGaccaatttttttcaaatatattttataacaaaataaataatgccTTTATACAGTGCCCTTATTTGTatttcaacaaacaaacaaaaaaaaggaaaaaaaaaaagcttggcgGCTCATTATGCAAGATACAGCTCAGactaaaaggaaaataacatcCCTGGAAACTAattatatttctatatatatctatatatatcctTATATGcatttatacatacatacatagatatatatatactgtattttcAAGTATTTGTTTTCAGGCAAAAGCAGGTGAATACTactgatataaaataaaaataaaatgttagttGACAATATTGCTGTTCTTTTCCCTTTGAATTGAAACTTTGtgcctttcttttaaaactgtaaaatgacataataacaataaccatgaaaacaaactggaaaaaattaaaaatgcctAACTTGGAAAAAACAGGAATGTCACGGTACCAGAAACTGAcagggttttccttttttttcaatgaaacaTTGAtatgaaaaaagacaaaataaaatataaccattattattatcatcccactttgttttttttgttttttgttgttttttttctgtccatgcCATGTCAATTCCTGTTAAAGCAGTCTGCAAAGGCATGGCAAACAGGAAGTACTGTCCCACAGCTATAGTCCAGAGGGTCCACTGAGTCCCACTTGTGTCCAAGGTCGCGCTCCGCGTTGTCCAGCAGCCTCAGAGGGAGAGGAGAAAACAGGGACCGGGTCTCGGGTCACCTCTCCATGCTGCTTATGCTGACAAACTAATAATGAGCAGCCGATAGAACTCGCCACGAGCCACGATGCCAACACagcccaatttttttttttcctcaatgaCTCTTTCCCCCCTTTTTGACAGTGCCACTGCCAGGAGCTCCCCCATatcctttattttcctttctttattttaaagtccCACTTTCCTTAAAACGGAAAGTTTAATATTCattcaaaaaaaggaaaacaaaaacatgctttCAACCTCTTCTTTGAGTCCATTCCCAAAGCTAGCAccatgacatttattttttaagctaCACGTTCATTGTTCATAAAAAAatagtgccttttttttttctttactttgacgTAATCCGTGGCAATGTGCAATTCTGCAGactcttttctgctttttgtttgtgaTCAAAAAAGGTGCTGGAACAGGAATCTAATTTTGCAAAATAATTCCTTACAGTGTGGAAGTCCCTTTATAGGTAGAGGTGCaaactaaaagagaaaaaaaaaaaactaagagagGTTTTCTTTTGCCTcaggaaaaattaaaaaatgatgtGGAATGGATTCTTTCATGCAAGTTGTTCTTCACTTTCGGTTGTCTTCCACCAGGatagtaaaaggaaaaaaaaaaaaacattctgctaGGTGTCCTCTTGACACTTGCAAACATAGATCTCTTTCATCTTCCTTCTCCCTCCCCttggctttttttccctttttgctcGGGGATCCACCTGAATTGCATTCAGCTGAATTGTTAGAGTTCTGTTCAACTCTTGTGTTTGTTCCTTTTGTATTGGTGACTGAAAGAGGAGGGGAGCAAAAGAGGACAGGAAGAATGTGAAGGCATGTTTGTATGCCAGAGGAGGGTGGGTGAGGTTTAGGTGGAAGGGAttggggggtgtggggggggggcattagGAAAGGGCCAGAGGTTCAAGACGTAGTGGACAAGAGCAGGGGGGAGGGACCGGTGGGCCCGGACAGGGCAGGGGAGGTCAAAGAGGACTGCCACAGAAATGACGTCAGAGACAAAGCTATAATCccctagtcttttttttttttgtcaccttcAAACTCTTGTCTGTGCAAAGGGCTGGCAGCGGGCTCACTTGTGGTTGACAAAGTTGTCCGTGGTGTGGAACACGGGCGGCAATTTGCTGGGAAGGCTGATCAGGGGCCGGTGGAAGATGGCCTGCTCCTGGGCTTTAATCTTCTCCGCCTGCCTCCGAAACTTTTTGGCCCTCAGGATGGCAGGGACGCCCCTCCGGAGCCGCTGGGCCGCCTTCCTCTGCCACACCTCGTATTTGGAATACTTCACGGTCACATGCGGCTTCCTTGGGCCTTCCTATTGTGGCGtgcatgggaaaaaaaaaataaaaaaaataggaggaAAAAGGGAGAGGAGGATGTCAGTTCATTAGCGGAGATAACATTACTGTTCAAGTGCTTGGTACAATGGAGGAAAGGCTTGTTTATTACAACGAAACCGTCGCCATTGTTTTGGGCCACTAAAATGGAAATCAAAATGTCTTTCTTGCGGCGCTGAACGTCAAAACAACCTCGCCTCGCCTCCAGCCTGCCCTTGTTTTGGTTTCCTCAAGTGAGAGAAGCTGTCAATAAGTGCTTGGCCTCTTTAGCATGCCGCCACAAAGGAAAGGCAGCCACTCTCCCCTCATATACATATTAGCTGCATGTGGTCAAAGGAACCAATGGAGGCTCCTGTCAGTAGACCTATGCTAATGCTGACAAACAGTCGTAGGTGTTGTTCTGAGCACCCGAGATTGAGACAAGTAGAGGCGCTGGCAGTTGAGCTAGCTGGGATTTATGCGTGTGTAGCCAAGCCTTCATGTGAATGGCTTGTTTTGGTCCTGCCACTTGAAGAGTGTTtacacccccccacccacccccccttCATTCACTCCAGAACTGCTCAATAGCCCCAAGAACAGCTGGTCCTCACAGCAAGCTGTACCTATCTACTCTCCCCACGGGAGACATGTCCATACTAATTCCCCTGTTTTTTGTTCCCCATTATAGTGAGGATTCGCTTCCTAAATCTGCCGTATTTATGATTCCTTTTGGCATATCCTTGGCTGAAAATGTAAGAGATTTTGTCGAATATGTCTCAGGGGTTCTTCAAGCCACATCAGGTGATTGGAATATTTTAGGACAGCCCGCTGTTCTTTGACTGATTATCAGACAATCAGAACATTGCTGTTTTGTTCTAGATCAGCACTCAGGCACTTAACCATGGGATTATTGACGCTGCGATCTCAGGAATATAATGTACTGGGACTGTCCTGATGTTTTCCACGACGGTCAGCACTTTGCAACTGCTTAGCACTGAGAACTTAACAGGATAAACCTGTTTTTGTGCGAATTTAAGGCTGCACTCTGTGTTTCAGGTGAGATAGGAGGGCAGATAAAGACCCGGACTTGcagttgtgttgttgttgtttatgctTGGACCTACCGGCTTTAGTGCGGGCATGACTGGTATCCCCTGTATAGAAGAGGACGACACGTCCCTCTCGGACTTTGCGGGTTTGGCACAGTATTGCTCCAGCAGGTTGAGGTCACAGCTACGGAAACAACACTCCTCTACAATCCCACGGTTCTGGGTGCGCCGGTTGTTACCCCTGCTGGTTGGCCTACCTGAggagaaacacagcagagatgTAAGAAAAGTGATGGAAAGGTTaaggcctgaaaaaaaaaacacatatggcCAACAGTAACGAATTAGGGTTGTTTTTTGCAGGATTACTTCACCAATCAAAGCAGACCTCAGAGAAAAGAGGATAAAAGGAAATCTGTGACGACCAGCAACAAATATTTTTGGTTGGCAGGGATAATCTGATTAGGCCTATCTGGGCATCCAAAAATGAGTGTATTACAAGTAAACACCATGTCCCAGGCAATCAGAAACCCAAGTAATAGCTCAGAAATACTTCAGAATAATCaaacatttcaatttaaaactCTTATGACGTCAAATCGGCTAAGAATTaggaaaaacagaaagtaaGAATGGTAAAAACTAAATAGGAGAAGAAGTAACACAGCAGCAGACAAAGATGAGGGGGTTGCGCAAGGTAACATTACACATGATCAATAAAGGCCTTGTCTGAAGACTGGCCGCCCTCGCTAACTTGGGAGAAATCTCACAAGAGGGAAGGCTAGATTTGATTACAGAAATAGCAGAGCATCCAGGGAGAGGAAGGATAGACTAAAGCTTCTGTGATAAGCACAAGATTTGtcaaaaggtaaaagagaagcTGGAGCACAGCTAGACATGGGTGGGCTTGTTACCAGCGTCGACGCATGTTGCGTTTTTGAATTTCAGAGCTTTCAAAACCGCTGACATTTTCTGTCAGACCATTGCTACAGTTTAAAGCTGCACACAgacggtcagctggctgaaatatGTCAAATTCTGATGTTTGGAAAAGATTTCCAGTTGAGCAACCCATGGATGTCAATTTGGAAGTGCTAGGAAGTGCCCGACTACAGGCTGGCTACCTGAGCAGATAGCCTTACTAATCAACCAGCTTTAATCAACTTGTTCTATTTGTGTTACTCTACATTGggcacaacagcaaaaaaagggGTTTAATTAAATACTAACGTTGAGATTAAGCTATATGTTTTCCTTGGTCCATATATCATCCTCCCATAAGAGTTTTATACATGATTGGTTCCCAGACTTTCCAGTTTCTAACCCACAAATCCTATCACAACCGGAAATACAAAATAACATCAACAACCAATTTATTCCTTTTTACTATttataaaaaacactttatatCGCGATACGGTTTACTGTGTACTTTGGTTAAAGAGCATCTTAAGATGCTACACTTCCTGATTCATGCCCGATTTGGATCCCAGCCAAAACCTTGGGAACCACTGATATATAACATCATCATAACTGCAGTAATCAACACCGTAAATTATTTTAACACCagtaggggaaaaaacaaaaaaatacaattaccaggtgaaaatgttttactttccGTGCCTATATGCAGCCAGgatctttaaaagcaaatagGGGAGCAGTCTGAAGAAGGGGGAAGTTGTATCAGAAGCTTCTCAGACTGTGCAAACAGAAGCTTATCCAGTTGAGGATTAACAACAATGCTCTGCATAAAGCCACACGGCCAAGCCCATCATCGATACAATGAAAATCATGTCGATGATCGTTTCTCTCATTCACACATCAACGATCCCTCTCTCTCATCCTCtctgcatttctttttcttcctcccgGCTAATCAGTGTGGTCTCCTGGCCTGGGAATACTGGTGCTGAGGTGACTGGTGAGGCCTCTTGGGGTGCTATTACTTTACTGATAAACAAGCAGCCCATTGTGTCGCCGGGGTCGTGCATGTTCCTTCACAGCTCGCCCGAGCAATTGCAATACGCAATGAGAGGTGCAAGCTGTGTGAGTAGACTCAGTAGAGCAAACCTGGAGAGGCACAGCTGGCtgcaatctctctctctctctctctctctctctctctctctctctctctctctctctctctctctctctctctctctctctctctctctctctctctctctctctctctgacgcTGTTTGCGCGCACGGACGTGTGtgcggttgtgtgtgtgtgttgcatgGGCGTTAGTGCGTGAGAAAGAAAAATAGCAAACACGCATACCGCGCAGCCACAGACAGTCTCAGCTATCCAAACAGATGTGAAACAACAGAAA
This genomic stretch from Fundulus heteroclitus isolate FHET01 chromosome 2, MU-UCD_Fhet_4.1, whole genome shotgun sequence harbors:
- the igf2b gene encoding insulin-like growth factor 2b, producing the protein METQQRSARHSLCHTCRRTESCRMKAKKMCSTSRALLFALALTLYVVEMASAETLCGGELVDALQFVCEDRGFYFSRPTSRGNNRRTQNRGIVEECCFRSCDLNLLEQYCAKPAKSERDVSSSSIQGIPVMPALKPEGPRKPHVTVKYSKYEVWQRKAAQRLRRGVPAILRAKKFRRQAEKIKAQEQAIFHRPLISLPSKLPPVFHTTDNFVNHK